In the genome of Kitasatospora cathayae, one region contains:
- the ctaC gene encoding aa3-type cytochrome oxidase subunit II produces MSPNGSDRSPRRTMRRKLPQALALGLVIATATGCSANDLPRLGLPSPVTKEGPMVLQMWQGSWIAALVVGVLMWGLIIWSVIFHRRKRTGVEIPPQTRYNVPIEALYTAVPIIIVSVLFYFVARDEAKLTQVSAKPQHYVNVVGFQWSWAFNYENTETPDPANKDAAYDVGTPKDAPTLWLPVNETVQFRLTSRDVIHDFWPVNFMMKMDVVPGVVNKFEVTPTVKGEYMGKCAELCGVDHSRMLFNVKVVDRADYDKHLADLRAKGQNGAVPSGVITMGSEAK; encoded by the coding sequence GTGAGTCCCAACGGCTCCGACCGCTCGCCGCGGCGCACGATGCGGCGGAAGCTGCCTCAGGCGCTGGCACTGGGCCTCGTCATCGCGACCGCCACCGGCTGCTCGGCCAACGACCTCCCCAGGCTTGGCCTCCCGAGCCCCGTCACCAAGGAAGGGCCCATGGTCCTCCAGATGTGGCAGGGCTCCTGGATCGCGGCGCTGGTGGTCGGCGTACTGATGTGGGGTCTGATCATCTGGAGCGTGATCTTCCACCGGCGCAAGCGCACCGGTGTGGAGATCCCCCCGCAGACCCGGTACAACGTGCCCATCGAGGCGCTCTACACCGCGGTCCCCATCATCATCGTCTCGGTCCTCTTCTACTTCGTCGCCCGCGACGAGGCGAAGCTGACGCAGGTCTCCGCGAAGCCGCAGCACTACGTCAACGTGGTCGGCTTCCAGTGGAGCTGGGCGTTCAACTACGAGAACACCGAGACCCCCGACCCGGCCAACAAGGACGCCGCGTACGACGTCGGTACGCCCAAGGACGCTCCGACGCTCTGGCTGCCGGTCAACGAGACGGTGCAGTTCCGGCTCACCTCTCGTGACGTCATCCACGACTTCTGGCCCGTCAACTTCATGATGAAGATGGACGTCGTGCCGGGCGTGGTGAACAAGTTCGAGGTCACCCCGACCGTCAAGGGTGAGTACATGGGCAAGTGCGCCGAGCTCTGCGGCGTCGACCACTCGCGCATGCTGTTCAACGTCAAGGTCGTCGATCGCGCCGACTACGACAAGCACCTGGCCGACCTTCGCGCCAAGGGCCAGAACGGCGCGGTGCCCTCCGGCGTCATCACCATGGGAAGTGAAGCGAAGTGA
- the ctaD gene encoding aa3-type cytochrome oxidase subunit I, whose product MTILNEPAAAGGGAEAVTVGAQRTRKPGSTIIKWLTTTDHKTIGTLYLGTSFAFFLIGGILALVMRAELARPGTQILSNEQFNQAFTMHGTIMLLMFATPLFAGFANWIMPLQIGAPDVAFPRLNMFAYWLYLFGSTIAVGGFLTPNGAADFGWFAYSPLSDAVHSPGVGGDMWIMGLAFSGFGTILGAVNFITTIICMRAPGMTMFRMSIFVWNTLLTAVLILLAFPVLAAALFALEADRKFGAHVFDPANGGAMLWQHLFWFFGHPEVYIIALPFFGIVSEIIPVFSRKPMFGYSGLIAATIAIAGLSVTVWAHHMYVTGQVLLPFFSFMTFLIAVPTGVKFFNWVGTMWKGSLSFETPMLWTVGFLVTFLFGGLTGVLLASPPIDFHVSDSYFVVAHFHYVVFGTVVFAMFAGFHFWWPKMTGKMLDERLGKITFWTLFFGFHTTFLVQHWLGAEGMPRRYADYLASDGFTTLNTVSTIGSFVLGLSILPFLYNVWKTAKYGEKVTVDDPWGFGRSLEWATSCPPPRHNFLTLPRIRSESPAFDLHHPEIAALDYLENHGEPAKHLAGVTPAKYDAPKLGKGKSEGDA is encoded by the coding sequence GTGACCATCCTCAACGAGCCCGCCGCGGCCGGCGGGGGCGCCGAGGCCGTCACGGTCGGGGCGCAGCGGACCCGGAAGCCGGGTTCGACCATCATCAAGTGGCTGACCACCACTGACCACAAGACGATCGGCACCCTGTACCTGGGCACGTCGTTCGCCTTCTTCCTGATCGGTGGCATCCTCGCCCTGGTCATGCGTGCCGAGCTGGCTCGTCCCGGGACCCAGATCCTGTCGAACGAGCAGTTCAACCAGGCGTTCACGATGCACGGCACGATCATGCTGCTGATGTTCGCGACGCCGCTGTTCGCGGGCTTCGCGAACTGGATCATGCCGCTGCAGATCGGCGCCCCGGACGTGGCCTTCCCGCGTCTGAACATGTTCGCGTACTGGCTGTACCTCTTCGGTTCGACCATCGCGGTCGGCGGCTTCCTGACCCCGAACGGCGCCGCCGACTTCGGCTGGTTCGCCTACTCCCCGCTGTCGGACGCGGTGCACTCGCCCGGCGTCGGCGGCGACATGTGGATCATGGGTCTGGCCTTCTCCGGCTTCGGCACGATCCTCGGTGCGGTCAACTTCATCACCACGATCATCTGCATGCGCGCTCCGGGCATGACGATGTTCCGGATGTCGATCTTCGTCTGGAACACCCTGCTGACCGCGGTGCTGATCCTGCTGGCCTTCCCGGTGCTGGCCGCCGCGCTGTTCGCCCTGGAGGCGGACCGCAAGTTCGGGGCACACGTCTTCGATCCCGCCAACGGTGGGGCGATGCTGTGGCAGCACCTGTTCTGGTTCTTCGGCCACCCCGAGGTGTACATCATCGCGCTGCCGTTCTTCGGCATCGTGTCGGAGATCATCCCGGTCTTCAGCCGCAAGCCGATGTTCGGCTACTCCGGTCTGATCGCGGCCACCATCGCGATCGCCGGTCTGTCCGTGACGGTGTGGGCGCACCACATGTACGTCACCGGACAGGTGCTGCTGCCGTTCTTCTCCTTCATGACCTTCCTGATCGCGGTCCCGACCGGTGTGAAGTTCTTCAACTGGGTCGGCACCATGTGGAAGGGCTCGCTGAGCTTCGAGACGCCGATGCTCTGGACGGTCGGCTTCCTGGTCACCTTCCTCTTCGGTGGTCTGACCGGTGTCCTGCTGGCCTCGCCGCCGATCGACTTCCACGTCTCGGACTCGTACTTCGTCGTCGCCCACTTCCACTACGTGGTCTTCGGCACCGTCGTGTTCGCGATGTTCGCCGGCTTCCACTTCTGGTGGCCGAAGATGACCGGCAAGATGCTGGACGAGCGCCTCGGCAAGATCACCTTCTGGACGCTGTTCTTCGGCTTCCACACCACCTTCCTGGTGCAGCACTGGCTCGGCGCGGAGGGCATGCCCCGCCGTTACGCCGACTACCTGGCCTCGGACGGCTTCACCACCCTGAACACCGTCTCGACCATCGGCTCCTTCGTGCTCGGCCTGTCGATCCTGCCGTTCCTCTACAACGTCTGGAAGACCGCCAAGTACGGCGAGAAGGTCACCGTGGACGACCCGTGGGGCTTCGGCCGCTCGCTGGAGTGGGCGACCTCCTGCCCGCCGCCGCGGCACAACTTCCTCACCCTGCCCCGGATCCGCTCCGAATCCCCGGCCTTCGACCTCCACCACCCGGAGATCGCCGCGCTGGACTACCTGGAGAACCACGGTGAGCCGGCCAAGCACCTCGCCGGTGTGACCCCGGCGAAGTACGACGCCCCGAAGCTGGGCAAGGGCAAGTCGGAGGGTGACGCCTGA
- a CDS encoding cytochrome c oxidase subunit 4, producing MKEQGKIFLGLSVFVLAMAITYGLWTNNSGPGLEAAGTTALFLAFGLCAFIGYYLAFTARRVDSGAGDNPEAEVADDAGELGFFAPHSWQPLSLALGGALAFLGVIFGWWLMFWAAPIILIGIFGWVFEFYRGENQNQ from the coding sequence ATGAAGGAACAGGGAAAGATCTTCCTGGGCCTGTCGGTCTTCGTGCTGGCGATGGCCATCACCTACGGCCTGTGGACCAACAACTCGGGTCCGGGCCTGGAGGCCGCCGGTACCACCGCGCTGTTCCTCGCCTTCGGCCTCTGCGCCTTCATCGGGTACTACCTCGCCTTCACCGCCCGCCGGGTGGACAGCGGCGCGGGTGACAACCCCGAGGCCGAGGTCGCGGACGACGCCGGCGAGCTGGGCTTCTTCGCCCCGCACAGCTGGCAGCCGCTGTCGCTGGCGCTCGGTGGCGCGCTCGCCTTCCTGGGCGTGATCTTCGGCTGGTGGCTGATGTTCTGGGCCGCCCCGATCATCCTGATCGGCATCTTCGGATGGGTCTTCGAGTTCTACCGGGGCGAGAACCAGAACCAGTAG
- a CDS encoding L,D-transpeptidase translates to MADRRGIAGIGSISLALAVLAPLASCSSGDDDSGPHRIDAAPLVHLSVEGKADPSKPVTVTAVEGSRLTDVTVVGPDGRVVAGKLADDQRSWQTTGRLKAGTAYSVRISADDGKNGRGDTTENFSTLAAQRLLTAKLGPDSSGSGIYGVGQPLTVQLSEAVKDPQARQEVERALTVTSQPAVTGAWYWVDDKNLHFRPQDYWPAGTTVSLAFDDTGSRIAEGLYGGDRSSLRLRIGARVETLIDAAAHQLTLKRDGQVLRTIPVTTGRPGFDTRNGIKVVLGQERSVRMNGETIGIAAGTSDSYDLNVEWATRVTWSGEYVHAAPWSVDSQGVDNVSHGCTGMSTDNAKWFYDNTRVGDLVTVVNSHGARMEPFGNGFGDWNVSWTDWVKHSALGQPLSTTVPAGQAPAAGMMRPEV, encoded by the coding sequence ATGGCCGACAGGCGCGGAATCGCAGGCATCGGCAGCATCTCGCTGGCCCTCGCAGTACTGGCCCCGTTGGCCTCCTGCTCGTCCGGGGACGACGACTCCGGGCCGCACCGGATCGACGCGGCCCCGCTCGTCCACCTCTCGGTCGAGGGCAAGGCCGACCCCTCGAAGCCGGTGACGGTGACCGCGGTGGAGGGCAGCCGGCTCACCGACGTCACCGTGGTGGGCCCGGACGGCCGGGTGGTGGCCGGCAAGCTCGCCGACGACCAGCGCAGCTGGCAGACCACCGGGCGGCTGAAGGCCGGCACCGCGTACTCGGTCCGGATCTCCGCCGACGACGGGAAGAACGGCCGCGGCGACACCACCGAGAACTTCAGCACCCTGGCCGCCCAGCGCCTGCTCACCGCCAAGCTCGGCCCGGACTCCTCCGGCAGCGGCATCTACGGGGTGGGCCAGCCGCTCACCGTCCAGCTCTCCGAGGCGGTGAAGGACCCGCAGGCCCGTCAGGAGGTCGAGCGGGCCCTGACCGTGACCTCCCAGCCCGCCGTCACCGGCGCCTGGTACTGGGTGGACGACAAGAACCTGCACTTCCGCCCGCAGGACTACTGGCCGGCCGGCACGACGGTGTCGCTGGCCTTCGACGACACCGGCAGCCGGATCGCGGAGGGCCTCTACGGCGGCGACCGCAGCTCGCTGCGGCTGCGGATCGGGGCGCGGGTGGAGACCTTGATCGACGCGGCCGCCCACCAGCTCACCCTCAAGCGCGACGGCCAGGTGCTCCGGACCATCCCGGTGACCACCGGCAGGCCCGGCTTCGACACCCGCAACGGCATCAAGGTGGTGCTCGGCCAGGAGCGCTCGGTCCGGATGAACGGCGAGACGATCGGCATCGCCGCCGGCACCTCGGATTCCTACGACCTGAACGTCGAGTGGGCCACCCGGGTGACCTGGAGCGGCGAGTACGTCCACGCGGCGCCCTGGTCGGTCGACTCCCAGGGCGTGGACAACGTCAGCCACGGCTGCACCGGCATGAGCACCGACAACGCCAAGTGGTTCTACGACAACACCCGGGTGGGGGACCTGGTGACGGTGGTGAACAGTCACGGCGCCCGTATGGAGCCCTTCGGCAACGGCTTCGGGGACTGGAACGTCTCCTGGACGGACTGGGTCAAGCACAGCGCCCTCGGACAGCCCCTCAGCACCACCGTCCCGGCCGGCCAGGCCCCGGCAGCCGGGATGATGCGCCCGGAGGTCTAG
- a CDS encoding GntR family transcriptional regulator — protein MQLSVDPAATTPPYEQIRAQIAEQARSGALPTGLRLPTVRALAEELGLAAGTVARAYRELEADGVVETHGRRGTLIAATGDAAHRLAAEAAAEYAERARRLGLSHPDALAAVLTALGVAYPEA, from the coding sequence GTGCAGCTGTCCGTCGACCCCGCCGCCACCACTCCCCCGTACGAGCAGATCCGCGCCCAGATCGCCGAGCAGGCCCGCTCCGGAGCGCTGCCGACCGGGCTGCGGCTGCCCACCGTACGGGCCCTGGCCGAGGAGCTGGGGCTGGCCGCCGGGACGGTCGCCCGGGCCTACCGGGAGCTGGAGGCGGACGGCGTGGTGGAGACCCACGGCCGGCGCGGCACCCTGATCGCCGCCACCGGGGACGCCGCCCACCGGCTGGCCGCCGAGGCCGCCGCCGAGTACGCCGAACGCGCGCGTCGACTGGGCCTGTCCCACCCGGACGCCCTGGCCGCCGTGCTCACCGCGCTGGGCGTGGCCTACCCGGAGGCCTAG
- the qcrB gene encoding cytochrome bc1 complex cytochrome b subunit, whose amino-acid sequence MSSASSTTTGAAKPSSTRANPANKWEAAADWTDGRLGIYSLAKANLRKIFPDHWSFMLGEICLYTFIIIILTGVYLTLFFKPSMGEVIYNGSYVPLKGIGMSEAYASTLDISFEVRGGLLIRQIHHWAALVFVAAMLVHMMRVFFTGAFRKPREINWVFGFLLLVLGMFDGFFGYSLPDDLLSGTGIRFMEGAILAVPLVGTYIQMFLYGGEFPGHDIIPRFFTIHVLLIPGIMLGLLVAHLILVFYHKHTQWAGPGKTEKNVVGMPLMPVYMAKAGGFFFLVFGLIAVISAIASINPIWAYGPYRPDQVSTDAQPDWYMGFSEGLIRVMPGWEISLWGHTLNLGVFVPLMIFPLVLVAIAVYPFIEGWITGDKREHHILDRPRNAPVRTALGAAWISLYLVLLIGGGNDLFATHFHMSLNSITYFVRAGFFVVPVITFIVTKRWCLGLQRRDKEKVLHGRETGVIKRLPHGEFIEVHAQLPQKDLHTLTAHEQNQPIELPAQTDENGVARKAGALTRTRAKLSRGFYGEGSQIPKPTAEEHHEITSGHGHH is encoded by the coding sequence ATGAGTAGCGCGAGCAGCACCACGACCGGTGCCGCCAAGCCCTCCAGCACGCGTGCCAACCCCGCCAACAAGTGGGAGGCCGCGGCTGACTGGACGGACGGCCGGCTGGGGATCTACTCCCTCGCCAAGGCCAACCTGCGGAAGATCTTCCCGGACCACTGGTCCTTCATGCTGGGCGAGATCTGCCTCTACACGTTCATCATCATCATCCTGACCGGCGTCTACCTGACGCTGTTCTTCAAGCCCTCCATGGGCGAGGTCATCTACAACGGCTCGTACGTCCCGCTCAAGGGCATCGGCATGTCCGAGGCGTACGCGTCGACGCTGGACATCAGCTTCGAGGTCCGCGGCGGTCTGCTGATCCGCCAGATCCACCACTGGGCCGCCCTGGTCTTCGTGGCCGCGATGCTCGTGCACATGATGCGCGTCTTCTTCACCGGCGCGTTCCGCAAGCCGCGCGAGATCAACTGGGTCTTCGGCTTCCTGCTGCTGGTCCTGGGCATGTTCGACGGCTTCTTCGGCTACTCGCTGCCGGACGACCTGCTGTCGGGTACCGGTATCCGCTTCATGGAAGGCGCGATCCTCGCCGTCCCGCTGGTGGGCACCTACATCCAGATGTTCCTGTACGGGGGCGAGTTCCCCGGCCACGACATCATCCCGCGCTTCTTCACCATCCACGTGCTGCTGATCCCGGGCATCATGCTCGGCCTGCTGGTGGCGCACCTGATCCTGGTCTTCTACCACAAGCACACCCAGTGGGCGGGCCCGGGCAAGACCGAGAAGAACGTCGTCGGCATGCCGCTGATGCCGGTCTACATGGCCAAGGCCGGTGGCTTCTTCTTCCTGGTCTTCGGCCTCATCGCCGTCATCTCGGCGATCGCCTCGATCAACCCGATCTGGGCGTACGGCCCGTACCGTCCGGACCAGGTGTCGACCGACGCCCAGCCCGACTGGTACATGGGCTTCTCCGAGGGCCTGATCCGCGTCATGCCGGGCTGGGAGATCAGCCTGTGGGGCCACACCCTGAACCTGGGTGTCTTCGTCCCGCTGATGATCTTCCCGCTGGTCCTGGTCGCCATCGCGGTCTACCCGTTCATCGAGGGCTGGATCACCGGCGACAAGCGCGAGCACCACATCCTGGACCGCCCGCGCAACGCCCCGGTCCGCACCGCGCTTGGCGCGGCCTGGATCAGCCTGTACCTGGTGCTGCTGATCGGTGGTGGCAACGACCTGTTCGCCACGCACTTCCACATGTCGCTGAACTCGATCACGTACTTCGTGCGTGCCGGCTTCTTCGTGGTGCCGGTCATCACCTTCATCGTCACCAAGCGCTGGTGCCTCGGCCTGCAGCGTCGTGACAAGGAGAAGGTGCTGCACGGCCGCGAGACCGGTGTCATCAAGCGCCTGCCGCACGGTGAGTTCATCGAGGTGCACGCCCAGCTGCCGCAGAAGGACCTGCACACGCTCACGGCGCACGAGCAGAACCAGCCGATCGAGCTGCCGGCCCAGACGGACGAGAACGGCGTGGCCCGCAAGGCCGGCGCCCTCACCCGCACCCGGGCCAAGCTCTCCCGCGGCTTCTACGGCGAGGGCAGCCAGATCCCCAAGCCCACCGCCGAGGAGCACCACGAGATCACCAGCGGCCACGGCCACCACTGA
- the qcrA gene encoding cytochrome bc1 complex Rieske iron-sulfur subunit has protein sequence MSEEKLPEPHGSAGEVADHGNPFADPGLPAHEPRRTDIDERAAKRAERQVSLMFVISMLATVGFIASYVAIDPDKIVYIFPLGHVSALNFALGLTLGVALFLIGAGAVHWARTLMSDVEMPSERHPIEASDEVRNDVIEQFKTGAAESGFGRRKMIRNTLIGSMALVPLSGVVLLRDLGPLPEKKLQETGWREATPAKPLALVNMSTMQPMKPEDLVVGSLTFAMPEGLTTHDEDFQQRIAKDALMLVRIAPEDIKDDKSRDLGFEGILAYSKICTHVGCPISLYEQQTHHALCPCHQSTFDLADGARVIFGPAGHPLPQLKITTDDKGNLVATGDFEKPVGPSFWERAR, from the coding sequence ATGTCAGAAGAGAAGCTCCCGGAGCCGCACGGCTCCGCCGGCGAGGTGGCCGACCACGGCAACCCGTTCGCCGACCCGGGCCTGCCGGCCCACGAGCCCCGACGCACCGACATCGACGAGCGGGCCGCCAAGCGCGCCGAGCGCCAGGTCTCGCTGATGTTCGTGATCTCGATGCTCGCCACCGTGGGCTTCATCGCCTCGTACGTGGCCATCGACCCGGACAAGATCGTCTACATCTTCCCGCTCGGTCACGTCAGCGCGCTGAACTTCGCGCTCGGCCTGACCCTGGGCGTCGCGCTGTTCCTGATCGGCGCGGGCGCGGTCCACTGGGCCCGCACCCTGATGTCGGACGTCGAGATGCCGTCCGAGCGTCACCCGATCGAGGCCTCCGACGAGGTCCGCAACGACGTCATCGAGCAGTTCAAGACCGGTGCCGCCGAGTCCGGCTTCGGTCGCCGCAAGATGATCCGCAACACCCTCATCGGGTCGATGGCGCTGGTCCCGCTCTCCGGCGTGGTCCTGCTCCGCGACCTGGGCCCGCTGCCGGAGAAGAAGCTCCAGGAGACGGGCTGGCGCGAGGCCACCCCGGCCAAGCCGCTGGCGCTCGTCAACATGAGCACCATGCAGCCGATGAAGCCCGAGGACCTCGTGGTCGGCTCGCTGACCTTCGCCATGCCGGAGGGTCTGACCACCCACGACGAGGACTTCCAGCAGCGCATCGCCAAGGACGCCCTGATGCTGGTGCGCATCGCGCCGGAGGACATCAAGGACGACAAGTCCAGGGACCTCGGCTTCGAGGGCATCCTCGCCTACTCCAAGATCTGCACCCACGTCGGCTGCCCGATCAGCCTGTACGAGCAGCAGACCCACCACGCGCTCTGCCCCTGCCACCAGTCGACCTTCGACCTGGCGGACGGCGCGCGCGTCATCTTCGGCCCGGCCGGCCACCCGCTGCCGCAGCTGAAGATCACCACTGACGACAAGGGCAACCTGGTCGCCACCGGCGACTTCGAGAAGCCTGTCGGCCCGAGCTTCTGGGAGCGTGCTCGATGA